From Arthrobacter sp. FW306-2-2C-D06B, a single genomic window includes:
- a CDS encoding PTS fructose transporter subunit IIABC, whose product MTQLITPQLVSLDQNLGDSPADVIRFLAGKVAAAGRASEVEGLFADAFAREQKTATGVPGGIAIPHCRSVAVTEPALAMARLSNKVDFGAKDGPADIIFFIAAPEGADQEHLKLLSKLARSLIKKDFTAALRAASTEQDIVDLVDGALADKPAAHAAGAATPAAEAAPASASTASAMAPKRIVAVTACPTGIAHTYMAADSLVAAAKEMGVDLQVETQGSGGFTALDPAVIAAADAVIFAVDVDVRGKERFAGKPVINAPVKRGIDEPAKMVQEAITAAADPHAHRVPHFGAEENAEHASEAASEHLGTKVKKVLLTGVSYMIPFVAGGGLLIALGFLLGSYEIAGVADKILAANTLVNLPTDYPVHAWGPFGAYLGAVLFKIGALSLGFLVPALAGYIAYGIADRPGIAPGFVSGAVAGYMGAGFLGGLVGGLLAGLTAHWIGTFSVPRWLRGLMPVVIIPLVASIVASGAMFLFLGGPIAAISKGLSTWLSGMTGTSAIVLGIILGLMMCFDLGGPVNKVAYSFAVAGLGAGSLANPAPLQIMAAVMAAGMVPPLAMALATTLNKKGFSLAERENGKAAWLLGASFISEGAIPFAAADPLRVIPASMVGGAVTGALSMAFGVTSQAPHGGIFVFFAIGNVFMFIASIAVGVVVTALVLLALKRWAVRKPVEAEPVPAVVAA is encoded by the coding sequence GTGACCCAGCTCATCACCCCCCAACTGGTCTCCCTTGACCAGAACCTCGGCGATTCCCCCGCCGATGTCATCCGCTTCCTGGCAGGCAAAGTTGCCGCGGCCGGGCGCGCCTCCGAGGTTGAAGGGCTCTTCGCGGACGCCTTCGCCCGCGAGCAGAAGACTGCCACAGGCGTACCCGGCGGCATCGCCATCCCGCACTGCCGCTCCGTTGCGGTTACCGAGCCCGCCCTGGCAATGGCCCGCCTCTCGAACAAGGTGGACTTCGGCGCCAAGGACGGCCCTGCGGACATCATCTTCTTCATCGCCGCCCCGGAAGGAGCAGACCAGGAGCACCTGAAACTGCTCTCCAAGCTGGCCCGCTCCCTCATCAAGAAGGACTTCACGGCGGCCCTGCGTGCGGCTTCCACCGAGCAGGACATCGTCGATCTGGTTGACGGCGCACTCGCCGACAAGCCCGCCGCGCATGCGGCAGGGGCGGCAACACCCGCCGCCGAGGCCGCCCCGGCTTCGGCAAGTACCGCGTCTGCCATGGCCCCGAAGCGCATCGTCGCCGTCACGGCCTGCCCCACCGGCATCGCCCACACCTACATGGCAGCCGATTCCCTCGTGGCCGCTGCCAAGGAAATGGGTGTCGACCTTCAGGTTGAAACCCAGGGTTCGGGCGGATTCACCGCGTTGGACCCGGCTGTCATTGCCGCTGCTGACGCCGTGATCTTCGCAGTAGACGTCGATGTCCGCGGCAAGGAGCGCTTCGCCGGCAAGCCGGTCATCAATGCGCCCGTAAAGCGCGGCATTGACGAGCCGGCCAAGATGGTTCAGGAAGCCATCACCGCCGCGGCCGACCCCCACGCCCACCGCGTTCCGCATTTCGGTGCCGAAGAAAACGCCGAACATGCATCAGAGGCTGCCAGCGAGCACCTCGGCACCAAGGTCAAGAAGGTCCTCCTGACCGGTGTCAGCTACATGATCCCGTTCGTCGCCGGTGGCGGCCTGCTCATTGCCTTGGGCTTCCTGTTGGGCAGCTACGAAATCGCCGGAGTTGCGGACAAGATCCTTGCTGCGAACACCCTCGTCAACCTGCCCACCGATTACCCGGTCCATGCATGGGGTCCGTTCGGCGCCTACCTCGGAGCTGTGCTGTTCAAGATCGGCGCGTTGTCCCTCGGCTTCCTCGTCCCTGCCCTGGCTGGCTACATCGCGTACGGCATCGCGGACCGGCCTGGTATCGCCCCGGGCTTCGTCTCCGGTGCGGTCGCCGGCTACATGGGCGCCGGCTTCCTCGGTGGCCTGGTAGGTGGCCTGCTGGCTGGCCTGACGGCACACTGGATCGGCACGTTCTCCGTTCCACGTTGGTTGCGCGGCCTCATGCCCGTGGTCATCATCCCGCTTGTCGCCTCGATCGTCGCTTCGGGCGCCATGTTCCTCTTCCTCGGCGGCCCGATCGCGGCCATCTCCAAGGGCCTCAGCACCTGGCTTTCCGGGATGACCGGTACTTCGGCGATCGTTCTCGGCATCATCCTTGGCCTCATGATGTGCTTCGACCTGGGTGGTCCGGTCAACAAGGTTGCCTACTCCTTCGCCGTAGCCGGCCTCGGCGCCGGCAGCCTCGCCAACCCGGCCCCGCTCCAGATCATGGCCGCTGTTATGGCAGCCGGCATGGTTCCGCCGCTCGCCATGGCATTGGCCACCACCCTGAACAAGAAGGGATTCAGCCTTGCTGAGCGCGAGAACGGCAAGGCCGCCTGGCTGCTGGGTGCTTCGTTCATCTCCGAAGGCGCCATCCCGTTCGCAGCTGCCGACCCGCTCCGCGTGATCCCCGCAAGCATGGTGGGCGGCGCCGTAACCGGTGCGCTGAGCATGGCCTTCGGCGTCACCTCCCAGGCACCCCACGGTGGCATCTTCGTCTTCTTTGCTATCGGCAACGTGTTCATGTTCATCGCATCGATCGCAGTCGGCGTGGTCGTCACCGCGCTGGTCCTGCTCGCACTCAAGCGCTGGGCAGTCCGGAAGCCCGTTGAGGCAGAGCCGGTTCCGGCCGTCGTCGCAGCCTGA
- a CDS encoding hydantoinase/oxoprolinase family protein, with amino-acid sequence MPNYRVSMDIGGTFTDIVAYDQHAGTYAATKSSTTPGNLSAGVIAGLESIVDDLSDIEFLVHGTTQGLNAFLERRGVPVLLLATAGVEDTYHIARGPRLELYNAQYRKPSPLLERKDVIGVGGRLDGQGLEIRPLDEVAVRQAGRRAVAEGYGAVAVAFLFSYKNPAHELRAREILLEELGEDFTVSLSHEAAKEWREYERTSSAVVEAYTGPVVRNYLLDLEEKLADRGVEAPLHIMQSSGGVLTAESARKRPLQTLLSGPVGGAMGDVELAGVSGNRNLIGVDMGGTSFDVSLVVDGKPDVSTEAHLEGLPMLMSVVNIHTVGAGGGSVAWLEAGGLRVGPRSAGATPGPACYGRGGTEPTVTDANLVLGRVDPDWFAGGQVSLDREAAIAALKTVGDRLGLDPIAMAEGICDVANSQMAQAIRTITISRGIEPRDFALVAFGGAGPMHAVFLAKELGIPETVVPRFPGAFSAWGMLQTNIRKDFSEPYFYLDEDIDVAHMAGVLRSMEFDGLGSLASEGVPEDSRLTNASVDVRYQSQEFSLNVPLASADEPESTGFVAALAARFSAMYHERYGHSNPGAPIEIVALRTQAVGDLGRLDAPRFATAQSAEFKHEIRPVVFEHVEHETTVVRRDDLAAGHAFEGPAIIVEQTATTVVPPGFDVIVDEFGSLVIRTQDVEGN; translated from the coding sequence ATGCCGAACTACAGGGTGTCTATGGACATCGGTGGAACGTTTACCGACATTGTCGCTTACGACCAGCACGCCGGAACCTACGCGGCCACCAAATCATCCACTACGCCGGGGAATCTGAGCGCGGGCGTCATCGCCGGCCTCGAGTCCATTGTCGACGACCTGTCCGACATCGAGTTCCTGGTCCACGGCACAACCCAGGGATTGAATGCCTTCCTTGAGCGCCGCGGCGTCCCGGTGCTGCTGCTGGCCACCGCCGGTGTCGAAGACACTTATCACATTGCCCGCGGCCCACGCCTTGAGCTCTACAACGCCCAGTACCGCAAGCCTTCCCCGCTGCTCGAGCGCAAGGATGTCATCGGTGTTGGGGGACGCCTTGATGGGCAGGGCCTCGAGATCAGGCCTTTGGACGAAGTTGCTGTCCGACAGGCAGGCCGTCGGGCAGTTGCCGAAGGTTATGGCGCAGTCGCCGTCGCATTCCTGTTCAGCTACAAGAACCCCGCTCACGAGCTTCGGGCACGGGAAATCCTGCTCGAAGAACTAGGCGAAGATTTCACCGTTTCGCTTTCCCACGAGGCCGCGAAGGAATGGCGCGAATACGAGCGCACTTCATCCGCCGTCGTCGAGGCCTATACCGGACCAGTGGTCCGCAACTACCTCCTGGACCTCGAAGAGAAGCTCGCAGACCGCGGTGTGGAAGCTCCGCTGCACATCATGCAGTCTTCCGGTGGGGTGCTTACCGCTGAGTCCGCACGGAAGCGTCCGCTCCAGACGCTGCTCTCGGGCCCGGTCGGGGGCGCCATGGGCGACGTCGAACTGGCCGGCGTTTCGGGCAACCGCAACCTGATCGGCGTCGACATGGGCGGAACGTCCTTCGATGTCTCCTTGGTAGTCGACGGCAAGCCCGACGTCTCCACGGAGGCACATCTTGAAGGCCTTCCGATGCTCATGAGCGTGGTCAACATCCACACCGTGGGCGCTGGCGGTGGCTCAGTCGCCTGGCTCGAAGCCGGCGGCCTCCGGGTTGGGCCGCGTTCCGCGGGAGCTACGCCCGGGCCTGCCTGCTACGGACGTGGAGGCACGGAACCTACCGTCACCGACGCCAACCTGGTGCTGGGGCGAGTGGACCCGGACTGGTTCGCAGGCGGACAGGTCTCCCTGGACCGAGAAGCGGCGATCGCCGCCCTGAAAACGGTTGGCGACCGGCTCGGCCTGGACCCCATAGCCATGGCCGAGGGGATCTGCGACGTCGCCAACTCCCAGATGGCCCAGGCGATCCGGACCATCACGATCTCCCGCGGGATCGAACCCCGGGACTTCGCGCTCGTGGCATTCGGAGGCGCTGGACCCATGCACGCAGTCTTCCTCGCCAAGGAACTGGGCATCCCGGAAACAGTCGTCCCCCGGTTCCCCGGAGCGTTCTCGGCCTGGGGCATGCTGCAGACCAACATCCGCAAGGACTTCTCGGAGCCGTATTTCTACCTCGACGAGGATATCGACGTGGCCCACATGGCCGGTGTGCTGCGCTCGATGGAGTTTGACGGCCTGGGCTCCCTGGCCTCCGAGGGGGTGCCGGAAGACAGCCGCCTCACCAATGCATCAGTGGATGTCCGCTACCAATCGCAGGAATTCTCCCTGAATGTTCCGCTCGCCTCAGCTGACGAACCGGAATCCACCGGCTTCGTTGCCGCGTTGGCCGCGCGCTTCTCAGCGATGTACCACGAGCGCTATGGGCATTCAAACCCCGGGGCGCCCATCGAAATCGTGGCGCTACGGACACAGGCCGTCGGTGACCTGGGCCGACTTGATGCGCCACGTTTCGCCACCGCACAAAGCGCCGAGTTCAAGCATGAAATCCGTCCGGTGGTATTTGAACACGTCGAACACGAGACCACCGTAGTCCGCCGTGACGACTTGGCCGCCGGCCATGCCTTCGAAGGCCCCGCCATCATCGTGGAGCAGACCGCCACAACCGTGGTGCCCCCCGGCTTCGACGTCATCGTCGACGAATTCGGCTCCCTGGTCATCCGCACTCAAGACGTCGAAGGAAACTGA
- a CDS encoding DeoR/GlpR family DNA-binding transcription regulator — protein sequence MFAEERQQLISELVAERGRVSVTDLADRFSITTETVRRDLAALESAGNLRRVHGGAVPSDRLSTREESVVERAIQRQPEKLRIAEAALALIPENAAGSILIDAGSTTEALARLLDQRTAQRTASSNGNAPREELVVITHAIPIAGRLSGNPHIGLQILGGRVRGLTQAAVGQSTVEAASRLRPDIAFVGANGIHATFGLSTPDPEEAAVKAAFVTSARRVVVLADSSKLDAETLVQFAALKDVDTVITDHEPSEELSAALAEAGVDVVIA from the coding sequence GTGTTTGCCGAGGAGCGCCAACAGCTGATCTCCGAGCTCGTCGCCGAGCGTGGACGGGTCAGCGTCACGGACCTTGCGGATCGATTCAGCATCACCACGGAGACTGTCCGCCGCGACCTCGCTGCCCTCGAATCCGCCGGAAATCTTCGCCGTGTCCACGGCGGGGCAGTCCCATCGGACCGCCTCAGCACCCGTGAGGAAAGTGTGGTTGAGCGGGCCATCCAGCGCCAGCCGGAAAAGCTCCGCATCGCCGAGGCCGCCCTTGCCCTCATCCCCGAGAACGCGGCCGGAAGCATCCTGATCGACGCCGGCTCCACCACCGAGGCCCTCGCCCGCTTGCTGGACCAGCGCACCGCGCAGCGCACGGCGTCCTCCAACGGGAACGCCCCGCGAGAAGAACTGGTGGTTATCACCCACGCCATCCCCATTGCCGGACGCCTTTCCGGCAACCCCCACATCGGCCTCCAGATCCTGGGCGGCCGCGTGCGCGGCCTCACCCAGGCCGCCGTCGGGCAGTCCACGGTCGAGGCCGCTTCCCGGCTCCGCCCGGACATCGCCTTCGTCGGCGCCAACGGTATCCACGCCACGTTCGGGCTCAGCACCCCTGACCCCGAAGAAGCCGCCGTCAAGGCCGCCTTCGTCACGTCCGCACGGCGCGTCGTCGTCCTCGCGGATTCCTCCAAGCTGGACGCGGAAACCCTCGTCCAGTTCGCCGCCCTTAAAGATGTGGACACCGTGATTACTGACCACGAACCCTCTGAAGAGCTCTCCGCCGCTTTGGCCGAGGCCGGCGTCGACGTGGTGATCGCATGA
- a CDS encoding SRPBCC domain-containing protein, whose translation MAGNFIASSTITIHASADRVWSVLTDPQAIKEFMFGTEVVTDWTVGGPIVWRGAWKGKEYEDKGIILEFEPGKRLVNTHFSPLSGQDDAPENYHTLTWTLEPAGGMTKLTLAQDNNASPDEAAHSKGMWDSLVESVKNIAERS comes from the coding sequence ATGGCGGGCAACTTCATCGCGAGTTCAACCATCACGATCCATGCGAGCGCGGATCGGGTGTGGTCAGTGCTCACCGACCCCCAGGCCATCAAGGAGTTCATGTTCGGAACCGAAGTTGTCACCGACTGGACGGTCGGCGGACCCATCGTCTGGCGCGGTGCCTGGAAGGGCAAGGAGTACGAAGACAAGGGCATCATCCTGGAATTCGAGCCCGGAAAGCGCCTGGTAAACACGCATTTCAGTCCGCTGTCCGGACAAGACGACGCCCCGGAGAACTACCACACCCTGACGTGGACACTCGAGCCTGCAGGCGGGATGACCAAGCTGACCTTGGCCCAGGACAACAACGCCAGTCCGGATGAAGCCGCGCATTCGAAGGGCATGTGGGACAGCCTCGTGGAGAGTGTCAAAAACATCGCGGAGCGCAGCTAG
- a CDS encoding GAF and ANTAR domain-containing protein, producing the protein MDEMGLNASVAGRLQDLVIDSEDVSGFLEDLAVFTASSVSAARGQDVLCGITLSRRRRSMTVAGSSREARLVDEVQQAYGDGPCLEAMRTGKTVLISDTSGDSQWPDYCTTIAERGHLAVLCVPLGLEEGATAAINLFAPQRDAFDEASVRSCEQFASQAEKALRLAVRIGARQQRAEDLEQAMRSRTAIDLATGVIMGQNRCSQEEAFRILSKASNGRNQKLRDVAESLLRSLTNEAPVVHFEP; encoded by the coding sequence ATGGACGAAATGGGCCTGAACGCGTCGGTCGCGGGCCGTCTCCAGGATCTGGTCATCGACAGCGAAGACGTTAGCGGCTTCCTCGAAGACCTTGCGGTGTTCACGGCGTCGTCGGTGTCCGCTGCGCGCGGTCAAGACGTCCTGTGTGGCATTACGTTGAGCAGGCGCCGCCGATCGATGACGGTGGCTGGAAGCAGCCGCGAAGCCCGCCTCGTTGACGAAGTGCAGCAAGCATACGGAGACGGACCTTGCTTGGAAGCGATGAGAACGGGGAAAACTGTACTCATTTCAGATACGTCCGGGGACTCGCAATGGCCTGATTACTGCACCACCATCGCGGAACGCGGGCACTTGGCCGTGCTTTGCGTCCCCTTGGGCCTGGAAGAAGGCGCGACGGCGGCTATCAACCTTTTCGCGCCGCAGCGCGATGCCTTCGACGAGGCCTCCGTACGCAGCTGCGAGCAGTTCGCAAGCCAGGCAGAAAAGGCTTTGAGGCTGGCTGTCCGGATCGGTGCCAGGCAACAACGCGCAGAGGACCTCGAGCAGGCGATGCGTTCCCGGACCGCCATCGATCTGGCAACTGGCGTCATCATGGGCCAGAACAGGTGCAGCCAGGAAGAGGCTTTCAGGATTCTGAGCAAGGCCTCAAACGGCAGGAACCAGAAACTGAGGGACGTTGCGGAATCCCTTCTCCGGTCCTTGACAAACGAAGCGCCAGTCGTGCATTTCGAGCCTTAA
- a CDS encoding 1-phosphofructokinase family hexose kinase — translation MIVTLTANPSLDRTVELPAPLARGEVQRAVAVHQHSGGKGVNVSRALVASGLDTVAVLPGGESDPVLAGLLDDGVPYAALPISAPLRSNVTLTEPDGVTTKINEPGPELSPDEQEALIGLLLDRSRGASWVVLAGSLPPGVPADFYATVARRIRSTHDGDAPLIAIDSSGAPLVAAISGDSLGNVGGKPDLLKPNAEELAELAAAAGLTDVHTADELEADPGLAARAAAAVVGSGVGAVLATLGSKGAVLVTADGAWFATHPPIQAVSTVGAGDSSLAGYLLAATNGGTSQDCLRQAVAHGAAAASLPGSTVPAVHQTTPDAVTITALQKD, via the coding sequence ATGATCGTCACCCTGACCGCCAACCCGAGCCTGGACCGCACCGTGGAGCTCCCGGCCCCCTTGGCCCGCGGCGAGGTGCAACGCGCCGTCGCCGTCCACCAGCACTCCGGTGGCAAGGGCGTCAATGTCTCCCGGGCGCTGGTCGCCTCGGGCCTGGACACCGTTGCGGTCCTGCCGGGCGGGGAGTCCGATCCCGTCCTTGCTGGACTGCTCGACGACGGTGTCCCCTATGCGGCGCTTCCCATCAGTGCGCCGCTACGCAGCAACGTGACGCTCACCGAACCGGACGGCGTCACGACCAAGATCAACGAACCCGGCCCGGAGTTGAGCCCGGACGAGCAGGAAGCCCTGATCGGGCTGCTGCTGGACCGCTCCCGTGGCGCCAGCTGGGTGGTACTCGCCGGATCGCTCCCACCAGGAGTTCCGGCGGATTTCTACGCCACAGTCGCCCGCCGGATCCGTTCTACGCACGACGGCGACGCCCCGCTTATCGCAATCGATTCCTCCGGCGCCCCTCTGGTGGCCGCCATCAGCGGCGATTCACTCGGCAACGTCGGCGGCAAGCCCGATCTCCTGAAGCCCAACGCGGAAGAACTGGCCGAACTGGCCGCCGCAGCGGGCCTCACAGACGTCCACACGGCTGACGAACTGGAAGCGGACCCGGGCCTTGCCGCCAGGGCTGCCGCCGCCGTCGTCGGCAGCGGTGTGGGTGCAGTACTGGCAACACTCGGTTCCAAGGGCGCCGTCCTGGTAACCGCCGACGGCGCGTGGTTCGCCACGCATCCGCCGATCCAAGCCGTCAGCACAGTTGGTGCCGGCGATTCATCCCTTGCTGGCTATCTGCTGGCCGCCACCAACGGCGGAACCTCGCAGGACTGCCTCCGTCAGGCTGTGGCACATGGTGCCGCCGCTGCTTCCCTGCCGGGCTCCACTGTCCCGGCGGTCCACCAAACAACTCCCGACGCCGTTACCATCACGGCCCTTCAGAAGGACTAA